The genomic window CAGCGCGAGCGAGGAGAAGCCCGAGATCACCAGCGCCGCCACCGGCAGGGCCAGGTGCCAGGCGAGGTCCAGCACGCGCCAGGGCCAGGCCCAGCCGGCGGCCTCGGCCGAGGCGAGGCCGCCCGAGGGAAACCAGGCCAGGAACCGCCCGCCGCCGAAGACCACCAGCAGCGCCACCGCCACCACCATGGCCGGCACCGCATGGGCCAGCACCGTCAGCGCCGTGGCCGTCCGGTCGAAGCCCGTGCCGCGCCGCGTGGCCAGCGCGATGCCGAGCGGAATGGCCAGCGCATAGGTCAGCACGGCCGAGGACAGGCCAAGTGCGATGGAGACGGGCAGCCTCTCCCACAGCAACTGCGTCACCGGCTGGTCGAGGAAGAAGGAACGCCCCAGGTCGAACACCAGCAGCCGCGTCAGCATGTGCCAGAAGCGCTCCAGCGGCGGGCGGTCGAAGCCGAACTGCGCCTCGATCTCGGCGAGCAGGCGCGGGTCCAGCCCCTCGGCGCCACGGTGCCGGAAGGCGGGGTCGGGCGCCGCGGTGCTGTCCTGGCCGCCCAGTGCCCGCTCGGCGGCGTCCTGCACATCGCCTTGCAGCGTGGCCAGCAGGTGCTCGACCGGGCCGCCGGGGGCGAGCTGCGCCACCGCGAAGTTCAGCGCGAGGATGGCGAGCAGGGTGGGCGGCACCAGCAGCAGGCGGCGCAGCGTGTAGCGGAACAGGGGGCGCATGTTGCCGGAAGGCTCCTTTCGCGCCTTTATGTGCGAATGACTCGCACTTGCATATGGGGGCTTGCCCTCCTCCCCCTCCTGCTGAACCCCGCCGCGGCGCGCACCGACGCGCTGGCCGTCCATGGCGCCCCTGCCCTGCCGCCGGGCTTCAGCCATTGGCCGCATGTGCGCCCCGACGCGCCGCGCGGCTGCACCCTCCGCATGGCGCAGGCCGGCACCTTCGACACGCTGAACCCCTTCACCCTGCGCGGCCGCTTCGTCATGGGAGTGTGGTCCTGGGTGTATGAAACCCTGCTGTTGCCCGCGCCCGACGAGGTGCTGGTGGGCTATGCGAACCTGGCCGAGGCGGTGGAGCTGGACGAGGCCACGCGCACCCTGCGCTTCACCCTGCGCGCGGGTGCCCGCTGGCATGATGGCCAGCCCGTGACGGCTGGGGATGTCGTCTTCAGCTTCACGACCCTGGGCCGCCACGGCCGCCCCTTCCACCGCGCGCTGCTGGAACGCGTCGAGGCCATGGCCGAGGATGCGCGCACCGTCCGCATCACCCTGCCGCCTGGCGATGCGCGGCGCCTCGCCTTGCGGATCGGCGGCGTGCACATCCTGCCCCGCCACATCTGGCAGGGCCGCGACTTCGGCGCGCTTACGCTGGAAACCCCCGTGGGCTCCGGCCCCTATCGCGTGGTGGAAGTCGAGGCCGGCCAGCGCGTCACCTTCGCCCGCAACACGGATTGGTGGGGCGATGCCACCGCCGCCGGCCGCGGCCGCCACAACATGGACCGCATCGAGCTGCGCTATTTCCGCGACCGCATCGCCGTCTTCGAGGCGCTGGCGGCCGGCCGCGTGGACTGGATGGTGGAGAACGACGCCCGCCGCTGGGCCACAGGCTATGACCTGCCGATGGTGCGCGAGGGGCGCCTGCTGCGCCACACCCAGCGCCACGGCCACATCACGGGCATGAACGGCTTCGCCTTCAACCTCCGCCGCGACCGCTTCGCCGATGCGCGGGTGCGCGAGGCGCTGGCGCTGATGATGGATTTCGAGTGGGCCAATGCCGCCCTCTTCCAGGGCGCAAGCGAGCGCGCCGGCAGTTTCTTCCTCAATTCCGACCTCGCCGCCACCGAGGCGCCGGACGCCGCCGAACGCGCGCTGATGGCGGAGGTGCCGGCCCTCTTCCCGCCCGAGGCCTGGCACCGCCCCTGGCAGCCCCCCCACAGCGATGGCACAGGCCGCGACCGCGCCCTGCTGGAACGCGCGCTGGGCCTGTTGGACGCGGCCGGATGGGCACCACGCGCCACGGATGGGCGCCTCGCGCACCGCGAGACGGGCGAGGTGTTCCCGCTCTCGGTGCTGGCGCAGAGCAACGCGCAACAGGCGCTGGTGGGTGTCTGGTTCCGCGGGCTGCGGCGCCTGGGCATCGCGCCCCGCTTCGAGGTGCTGGACGCGCCCAGCTTCACCGCCCGGCTGCGCGCCCATGATTTCGACCTGGCCTATCGTTTCACCATCCCGCCCGAATGGCCGGGGCCGGAACAGCGCGCGCTGTGGGGTTCGACGGGCGCCAACAACACCACGGGCCTCGCGCGGCCGGAGATGGACCTGCTGCTGGACCGGCTGGAGGCCGCCCCCGACCGCGCCAGCCTGGTCACCGCGGCACGCGTGCTGGACCGCGCCCTGCAATGGCAATGGCTGGTGGTGCCGGGACGCTACGACCCGGTGCGGCGCCTGGCCGTCTCCGCGCGCTTCGCCCCGCCGCCGCGCCAGCCGCGCTTCGGCTATGGTGACGACGCCTGGTGGTGCCGGGAGGCGGAATGAGGCGCTTCCACTGCCAGGGCTACGCCATCCTGCCGCCCCTGCCCGCGGCGCTGCGCCGGCGCCTGGGGGCCGCGCTGGACGCGCTGCTGGCCCGGGCCGCGACGCTGCCCGCCGACATGGTGACCTGGGAGCGGGACCTCTCTCCCCGCCAGCGCCAGGGGCTGCCGGCGCCGGGCGATGCGGTCTTCCTGCTGGGCGACCCCTGCCGGGCCGATCCCGTCTTCGCGAAGGGCTTCGCGCATCCGGCCCTGGTCGCGGCGGCGACCGAATTGCTCGGCACGCCGGAACTGCGCTGCCACTTCACCAACGCCACCATCAAGGCCGCGCGATGCGGCAGCGGCATCGCCTGGCACCGCGACGCGCTGAACCGCTACATGCCCACCGCCCGCGGCGCCTTCCTGCGCGCCATGATCTGCCTGGACGGCATGGAGGCGGCCAATGGCGGCACCGCCTTCCGTCCCGGCTCCCAGCACGGGGCTGAGGGCGCGGCGGAGGTGGTGGCGCGCTGCCCGCCGGGCGGCATCGTGCTGATCCATTCGCGGGTGCTGCATGGCGGCGCGCCCAACCTGTCGGGCCGTTCGCGCCGCAACCTGATCGTGCAATGGGGCCGGGCCGATGACCCGCCGCTCAGCGAGGCGCGGGAGAGCCTGACGGGCCTCTCCCCCGCCGAGGTGCTGGCCCTCGGCGGGGGGTGATGGCGCCGTCAGAAGGTGTAGCGCGCGCCCACGCGGAAGCTGGTGCCCGGCGCCACCTGAAGCTCGATCGGGTTCACGCGCTTCGTGTCGTCGGTCGTGAAGCGCGACTGGTTGTAGCTCGTCCCGCCCGGGGCCAGCGGCACGTAGCGGGCGTTCAGCAGGTTGAAGATGCCCGCGTTCAGCTCCAGCCGCTCGATGGGCCGCCAGGACGCCGTCAGGTCGAACACGGTGTAGGCGGGCGGGCGGTAGCGCTGCGGGTCGCTGACCTGCGTCACCCCGGCGGAGGTGATGTTGTTCAGCGAGACGCGCAGGCGCAGGTCCGGGTCCTCATAGGTCACGCCGCTGCTGATCAGGAAGGGGCGCGCGCCGTCGAAGTTGGTGCGCGCCGCGCCGCGCGTCACGCGCTGCGTTCCTTCCTGCCAGGACGCGGAAGCCTGCAAGAGCCAGCGCGGATGCGCCCGCCAGGCGCCCGCCACCTCGATGCCCTGCAACGTCACCTCGCTGAGGTTCTGGTAGGTGATGTCAATGCTGTTCGGGATGCTGACGAAGCTCTGGATGAAGTCCGTGTATTCGGCGCGGAAGGCGCCCAGGCTGAGCCAGGCGTTCTGCAACTGCATCCGTACGCCGGCCTCAAAGCTGCGCACCTGCTCGGGCCGGAGGTTGGGGTTGGGGATCAGGTTGAAGGTGGTGCTGGGCAGCGAGGTGAAGAGCTGCTCGGCGGTCGGCATCTTGAAGCCCTCGCCGTAGTTCCCGTAGAGCGAGAAGCGCTCATCCAGCCGCAGGATGGCGCCGACGCCGAAAGCCAGGTTCGTCTGGTCGAGCGTCCGCGGCTCGCGCCCCGTCACCAGACGATAATCCGCGTCGGGGCGTGGTGTGATGTTGGTGTTGGACAGGCGCATCCCGGGGGTGAGGGTGAGGCGCCCGCCGAACAGCGTCACCTCGTCCTGCAGGAAGCCCTCCAGCCGGCGCGTGTCGGCATTGGCGAAGTTGAAGCCGCCGGCGCGGGTGGTGGTGGTGACGCCGGTGGCAAGGTTCGTGGTCACGTCCTCGCGCGCATAGTCGGTGGCCGTCAGGCTGCCCGCGAAGCCATAGGTCAGCACATGGCGGGCGCCCAGCAGGTCGAAGCTGGAGCGGAACTGCGCCTCGCCCTGGATCAGGTCTTCGGAATAGGTCAGCGCGTCACGCACCGTCTGCTCCTGGCCGTTGGCCAGGCGCCGCAGCCTTGTGCCCGTGCGCTCGATGGTCTGCGGCGAGTAGCCCAGCATGACGCGCACCTCGTCCAGCCAGGAGACCTGCGGACGATACTGCCCATCCACCGCGAAGAGCCCGCGCCGTATCGTCTGGTTGCGGAGGTAGGAGAGGTTGGTGATGCCCCCCGTCGCCGCGCCCAGGTCATAGCGCTGGTCCACATCGGTGCTGCGGTCCAGCCATTCGCCCGTCACGCGCAGGCGCACATCGGGGTTGGGGTCCCAGACGATGCGGCCGAAGACGTTGTTGCTGCTGATGTCCAGCGGGTCGAAGCGGTCGCAGGGCGTGGCCTGGGGGTTGCGTGGGCAGTTCCAGATGCCGCCCACCGAGCGCGAGCGCGTGCGCCGCGGCTCATTCGCATCGCGCCGCTGGTAGGAGAGCATGGCCGAGACATCGCCCGCCCGCACCGCATAGGTGCCGCGGGTGACGAGGCTGTTGTCCAGCGAATCCCAGCTGGTGCCCACCTCGCCGCCCCATGTGCGCCCCGGCCGGATCAGGTCGTCGGGGTTGCGGGTGATGTAGTTCACCACGCCGCCCAGCGCGTCCGAGCCATAGAGGACCGAGCCCGGCCCGCGCAGGATCTCGACGCGGCTGAGATTCCAGGGGTCCACCACGTCGCGCGTGTTGTCGGTGATGCGCTCCAGCGTGCGGAAGCCGTCCACCAGCGTCAGCACGCGGTTGGCGCCGACGCCGCGGATGGTGATGCCGCCCAGGCTGCGGAAGGGGTCGGTGCCGCTGGTCTGGCGGTTCACGAAGACGCCGGGGGTGTAGCGGAACACGTCCTCGGCGTTGCGCACCATGCGTTCATCCAGTTCGCGGCCCGGGATCACGTCCACGGTGGCCGGCGTGTCGAACAGGCGGCGCTCATTGCGCAGCGCGGTGGTGTTCACGGGGGCAGCAGCATGCCGGCATCGAGGCGGACATCGGCGGGATTGGGCTCGGGCGTCTGGGCGCGGGCGGCGTCCCAGGGCGAGGCGGCCATGGGGGTGAGGCCGCCCGCGATCAATGCGATCGCAAGCGGGGTCCGCCGCCGGCGGCGGGACGGGTGGGGCATGTGGTGGCTCTCCCAGGGTTGAGACCACACTGCAACTGCGAATCATTCGCATCGTCAAGAGGTCATCTGGCGCGAGAGGGGCGCGGCGAAGCTTTCCGCCCGGGCAAGGCTGCAGGAGCCCGGCCCGTGGGCCGTGCCGCCTGTGTTCCCGCCCCGTTCGAATCCGGAGCCAGGGCAGCGTCCATCGGGTCGAAGCGCGAAGCGGTTCAGCCGACCAGGCGTAAGCTGCTTCAGAAGCCAGCAAAAATCCGAGCGGATGATTCCGTCCGGTCGGATATTGTTCTAGCGCGCGTCAGCCTTCCCGGCCGGGGGCACGGACAGCGCCTCGGCCACCGCCTCCTTCCCGCGTCGTGGCAGCAGCTTCATGATGAGGATGAAGCCCGACAGCAGCAGGCACACGCCGTTGGTCACGATCAGCGGCCATTGCCCCAGCAGCCAGCCATAGGTCAGCCACAGGGCAAAACCCACCACCGTCACGGCATACATGGCGGTGGAGATGCTGGAGGTGTCGCGCGTGCGGATCACCTTCCACGCCTGCGGCGTGAAGCTGGTCACCGAGGCGAGGGTGGCGAGCCCCCCGATGATCGGCGCCGCTTCCATGTCCATGCGGCGATGAACGCGCGGTGGGCGCCTGGGTTGGCCCCGCCCCCCGCCTCCGCTTTCATGGCCCGAACCGCGCGAGGACACGCCCATGCCCACCGTCGAGACCGAAACCCACGGCCAGGTGCTCATCATCCGCATGAACCGGCCCGAACGCCTGAATGCCCTGAACCACGAGATGCGGACCGAACTGGCCCAGGCCTGGACCAGGTTTCGCCACGACCCGGCGCTGGAGGTGGCCATCCTGACCGGCACGGGCCGCGGCTTCTGCGCGGGCGAGGACATGAAGGAATCCCTCGCCCAC from Roseococcus microcysteis includes these protein-coding regions:
- a CDS encoding ABC transporter permease subunit — its product is MRPLFRYTLRRLLLVPPTLLAILALNFAVAQLAPGGPVEHLLATLQGDVQDAAERALGGQDSTAAPDPAFRHRGAEGLDPRLLAEIEAQFGFDRPPLERFWHMLTRLLVFDLGRSFFLDQPVTQLLWERLPVSIALGLSSAVLTYALAIPLGIALATRRGTGFDRTATALTVLAHAVPAMVVAVALLVVFGGGRFLAWFPSGGLASAEAAGWAWPWRVLDLAWHLALPVAALVISGFSSLALLTRNLFLEEIGKHYVLLARAKGLAPRRVLLGHVFRNAMLLVVAGLPGALLGVVFGGGVLVEALFGLQGLGLLGIEAALSRDFPVIFGTLWLTTLAGLVLHLASDLLYVAVDPRIGFDAARR
- a CDS encoding extracellular solute-binding protein, translating into MTRTCIWGLALLPLLLNPAAARTDALAVHGAPALPPGFSHWPHVRPDAPRGCTLRMAQAGTFDTLNPFTLRGRFVMGVWSWVYETLLLPAPDEVLVGYANLAEAVELDEATRTLRFTLRAGARWHDGQPVTAGDVVFSFTTLGRHGRPFHRALLERVEAMAEDARTVRITLPPGDARRLALRIGGVHILPRHIWQGRDFGALTLETPVGSGPYRVVEVEAGQRVTFARNTDWWGDATAAGRGRHNMDRIELRYFRDRIAVFEALAAGRVDWMVENDARRWATGYDLPMVREGRLLRHTQRHGHITGMNGFAFNLRRDRFADARVREALALMMDFEWANAALFQGASERAGSFFLNSDLAATEAPDAAERALMAEVPALFPPEAWHRPWQPPHSDGTGRDRALLERALGLLDAAGWAPRATDGRLAHRETGEVFPLSVLAQSNAQQALVGVWFRGLRRLGIAPRFEVLDAPSFTARLRAHDFDLAYRFTIPPEWPGPEQRALWGSTGANNTTGLARPEMDLLLDRLEAAPDRASLVTAARVLDRALQWQWLVVPGRYDPVRRLAVSARFAPPPRQPRFGYGDDAWWCREAE
- a CDS encoding phytanoyl-CoA dioxygenase family protein; the protein is MRRFHCQGYAILPPLPAALRRRLGAALDALLARAATLPADMVTWERDLSPRQRQGLPAPGDAVFLLGDPCRADPVFAKGFAHPALVAAATELLGTPELRCHFTNATIKAARCGSGIAWHRDALNRYMPTARGAFLRAMICLDGMEAANGGTAFRPGSQHGAEGAAEVVARCPPGGIVLIHSRVLHGGAPNLSGRSRRNLIVQWGRADDPPLSEARESLTGLSPAEVLALGGG
- a CDS encoding TonB-dependent hemoglobin/transferrin/lactoferrin family receptor — protein: MNTTALRNERRLFDTPATVDVIPGRELDERMVRNAEDVFRYTPGVFVNRQTSGTDPFRSLGGITIRGVGANRVLTLVDGFRTLERITDNTRDVVDPWNLSRVEILRGPGSVLYGSDALGGVVNYITRNPDDLIRPGRTWGGEVGTSWDSLDNSLVTRGTYAVRAGDVSAMLSYQRRDANEPRRTRSRSVGGIWNCPRNPQATPCDRFDPLDISSNNVFGRIVWDPNPDVRLRVTGEWLDRSTDVDQRYDLGAATGGITNLSYLRNQTIRRGLFAVDGQYRPQVSWLDEVRVMLGYSPQTIERTGTRLRRLANGQEQTVRDALTYSEDLIQGEAQFRSSFDLLGARHVLTYGFAGSLTATDYAREDVTTNLATGVTTTTRAGGFNFANADTRRLEGFLQDEVTLFGGRLTLTPGMRLSNTNITPRPDADYRLVTGREPRTLDQTNLAFGVGAILRLDERFSLYGNYGEGFKMPTAEQLFTSLPSTTFNLIPNPNLRPEQVRSFEAGVRMQLQNAWLSLGAFRAEYTDFIQSFVSIPNSIDITYQNLSEVTLQGIEVAGAWRAHPRWLLQASASWQEGTQRVTRGAARTNFDGARPFLISSGVTYEDPDLRLRVSLNNITSAGVTQVSDPQRYRPPAYTVFDLTASWRPIERLELNAGIFNLLNARYVPLAPGGTSYNQSRFTTDDTKRVNPIELQVAPGTSFRVGARYTF
- a CDS encoding SemiSWEET family sugar transporter, which encodes MDMEAAPIIGGLATLASVTSFTPQAWKVIRTRDTSSISTAMYAVTVVGFALWLTYGWLLGQWPLIVTNGVCLLLSGFILIMKLLPRRGKEAVAEALSVPPAGKADAR